The following proteins are encoded in a genomic region of Brachypodium distachyon strain Bd21 chromosome 1, Brachypodium_distachyon_v3.0, whole genome shotgun sequence:
- the LOC104581686 gene encoding uncharacterized protein LOC104581686: MSEIIDNCQYLMEEITMLPDTKTLSLWLSPDGHVFGPYVFYLLCLSTGIRNFKMELSRSSEEQKTCSSGCICNQQEDMETDDLLLNSLMEVEINGLSGAEHEFTFVERLLRGAAMLKTITLSFHHAITVTGEVCQKLLGLSQPKTCMKINYYVNGDEVMYSPAG; this comes from the exons ATGTCAGAG ATCATCGACAACTGCCAGTACTTGATGGAGGAAATAACCATGCTCCCGGACACTAAGACCTTGTCACTTTGGTTGTCACCAGATGGGCATGTCTTTGGACCATATGTGTTCTATTTGCTCTGCTTGTCCACGGGGATTAGAAACTTTAAGATGGAATTAAGTCGAAGCAGTGAG GAACAAAAAACTTGCTCGTCAGGTTGCATTTGCAATCAGCAAGAAGACATGGAAACTGATGATCTATTGCTGAACTCTCTGATGGAAGTGGAAATCAATGGATTGTCGGGAGCAGAACATGAATTCACATTTGTGGAACGACTATTAAGAGGGGCAGCCATGCTTAAAACAATTACTCTTTCTTTTCACCATGCCATCACTGTTACTGGGGAGGTGTGTCAGAAACTACTTGGCCTCTCTCAACCCAAGACTTGCATGAAGATTAACTACTATGTCAATGGGGACGAGGTGATGTATTCACCAGCAGGCTAG